A genome region from Pirellulales bacterium includes the following:
- a CDS encoding MFS transporter has translation MQSNGKIFWASFLTLIAAGMGFAVRGDVLGEWSRIFGFTKTELGTITGGGLTGMAFTIIGFSLFADRVGYKALLIGAFLLHVSSAVVTLAATFVFEMSGKDATYWCLYVGMFMFSLANGMCEAAINPLVATLYPKQKTHYLNILHAGWPGGLILGGLLAFFFVGEKCVITPLRWEIPMMFFLIPTLWYGMITIREKFPISEARAAGVKFGDMLAEFAAPVLLFLLVLHGLVGYVELGTDSWITNIMGGYIRNSVLLLVYTAGLMFVLRFFAGPIVERINPLGLLFVSAVLGCTGLYMMGSMLGAASGAGILVAATVYGVGKTFLWPTMLGVVGERFPKGGALTMGAMGGIGMLSAGLLGGPGIGYTQDVNATAKLQEMNPTVYEEVKSNEVNHFLFFPAVAGLDGTKVAELPGGSPAALDVKEATDYGGQMALKITAGIPATMALGYLILLIYFRAIGGYKLVEIGPGGKEVETGHSPSAKEAIYVDSRADQA, from the coding sequence ATGCAGTCGAACGGCAAGATCTTCTGGGCCAGTTTTTTGACCCTGATTGCGGCGGGGATGGGTTTTGCCGTGCGCGGCGATGTGCTAGGCGAGTGGAGCCGCATCTTTGGTTTCACCAAGACCGAACTGGGCACCATCACTGGCGGTGGTCTCACCGGCATGGCCTTCACCATCATCGGCTTCAGCCTGTTTGCCGATCGCGTTGGTTATAAGGCGCTCTTGATCGGCGCTTTTCTGCTGCACGTCTCCTCGGCCGTCGTGACGTTGGCCGCGACGTTTGTCTTTGAAATGTCTGGCAAGGATGCGACCTATTGGTGCCTGTATGTGGGCATGTTCATGTTTTCATTGGCTAATGGCATGTGCGAAGCCGCGATCAATCCGCTCGTCGCTACGCTCTATCCCAAACAAAAGACGCACTATCTAAACATCTTGCACGCCGGCTGGCCGGGCGGCCTGATCCTGGGCGGGCTATTGGCCTTCTTTTTCGTAGGTGAGAAGTGCGTGATCACGCCATTGCGCTGGGAAATTCCCATGATGTTCTTTCTCATACCGACCTTGTGGTACGGGATGATCACGATCCGTGAGAAATTTCCGATTTCCGAAGCGCGCGCCGCCGGTGTCAAGTTCGGTGACATGCTGGCTGAGTTCGCTGCGCCGGTGTTGCTCTTTTTGCTGGTCCTGCACGGCCTGGTCGGCTACGTCGAACTGGGAACCGACAGTTGGATCACAAACATCATGGGAGGATACATTCGCAACAGTGTGTTGCTGCTGGTGTACACCGCGGGCTTGATGTTCGTGCTGCGATTTTTTGCCGGCCCGATCGTCGAGCGCATCAATCCGCTGGGCCTGCTCTTTGTCAGTGCCGTTTTGGGCTGCACGGGTCTATACATGATGGGCAGCATGCTAGGAGCGGCCTCGGGAGCAGGCATTCTAGTGGCCGCAACAGTTTATGGCGTTGGCAAGACTTTTCTCTGGCCGACGATGCTGGGAGTCGTGGGCGAACGCTTTCCGAAAGGGGGCGCCCTGACGATGGGAGCCATGGGGGGCATCGGCATGTTGTCGGCAGGTTTGCTGGGCGGTCCCGGCATCGGCTATACCCAAGACGTCAATGCGACTGCCAAGTTGCAAGAGATGAATCCCACGGTCTACGAGGAAGTAAAGTCGAACGAAGTGAACCACTTCTTGTTCTTCCCGGCGGTGGCAGGACTCGATGGGACCAAAGTAGCCGAGCTGCCTGGCGGCAGCCCCGCGGCGCTCGACGTTAAGGAGGCGACCGATTACGGCGGCCAGATGGCGTTGAAGATCACAGCCGGCATACCTGCCACCATGGCGTTGGGCTATCTGATCCTGCTGATTTACTTCCGTGCGATCGGCGGCTACAAGCTGGTCGAGATCGGTCCCGGCGGCAAAGAGGTCGAAACCGGTCATAGTCCCAGCGCCAAAGAAGCCATCTACGTCGATTCACGCGCCGATCAGGCGTAA